Proteins from a single region of Sesamum indicum cultivar Zhongzhi No. 13 linkage group LG5, S_indicum_v1.0, whole genome shotgun sequence:
- the LOC105162119 gene encoding uncharacterized protein LOC105162119 isoform X2 — protein sequence MVHSSLAITYPKLSCSFSSTSTSDSHRSCFSLATTRLRRSRFRILSKIDDGSPDQFLQNNSIADFMRFKRSNHDELQTAVVSYRKKFPWSLLQPFLQVDLVSTIHIADKEYFTTLQKVLEPYDCVLYEMVASRESLENRRNPEARKKLKGSYLRGFNVLGCIQRQMAKLLMLDFQLDCLDYQAENWYHADLDFETFKLLQLEKGESFFTFARDMTLRSTKAIVQPTPVREDLGPWRSKLLWASRVVPMPLVGLLIIGSVCADVGTQAEFPELEALSRLDFGAAMKVFLAKRLTSESPRRINAMVKTWCPGNARALTR from the exons ATGGTTCATAGTTCTCTGGCGATAACATACCCAAAATTGTCATGCTCGTTTTCATCTACTTCCACCTCCGACTCCCACCGCTCCTGCTTCTCCTTAGCGACCACAAGACTCAGGCGTTCAAGATTTAGGATTTTGTCCAAGATTGATGATGGATCTCCGGATCAGTTTTTGCAGAACAATTCCATTGCTGATTTCATGAGGTTCAAGAGGAGCAACCATGACGAGTTGCAGACTGCTGTTGTGAGCTACCGCAAGAAGTTCCCTTGGTCCCTTCTTCAACCCTTTCTGCAG GTGGACTTGGTTTCGACGATTCATATTGCCGACAAGGA GTACTTCACTACACTGCAAAAAGTACTTGAGCCATATGATTGTGTTCTTTATGAGATGGTTGCTAGCAGAGAAAGTTTAGAAAACAGAAGAAACCCTGAGGCTAGAAAGAAACTTAAGGGCTCATATTTACGAGGATTTAATGTACTTGGATGCATTCAGCGGCAGATGGCTAAACTGCTTATGCTCGATTTTCAGCTAGATTGTCTTGATTACCAGGCTGAAAACTGGTACCATGCAGATCTTGACTTTGAAACTTTCAAATTACTTCAG CTGGAAAAGGGTGAGAGCTTCTTCACATTTGCCAGAGATATGACACTTAGATCCACTAAAGCCATAGTGCAGCCTACACCTGTTCGAGAGGATCTTGGTCCTTGGAGATCCAAACTTTTATGGGCCTCCCGTGTTGTACCAATGCCCCTTGTTGGTCTTCTCATCATTGGAAGTGTTTGCGCAGATGTGGGAACTCAAGCCGAATTTCCTGAATTGGAAGCCTTGTCCAGGCTTGACTTTGGTGCGGCAATGAAAGtttttctagcaaagaggCTAACATCTGA
- the LOC105162119 gene encoding uncharacterized protein LOC105162119 isoform X3, translating into MVHSSLAITYPKLSCSFSSTSTSDSHRSCFSLATTRLRRSRFRILSKIDDGSPDQFLQNNSIADFMRFKRSNHDELQTAVVSYRKKFPWSLLQPFLQVDLVSTIHIADKEYFTTLQKVLEPYDCVLYEMVASRESLENRRNPEARKKLKGSYLRGFNVLGCIQRQMAKLLMLDFQLDCLDYQAENWYHADLDFETFKLLQLEKGESFFTFARDMTLRSTKAIVQPTPVREDLGPWRSKLLWASRVVPMPLVGLLIIGSVCADVGTQAEFPELEALSRLDFGAAMKVFLAKRLTSDCNFRLLRNR; encoded by the exons ATGGTTCATAGTTCTCTGGCGATAACATACCCAAAATTGTCATGCTCGTTTTCATCTACTTCCACCTCCGACTCCCACCGCTCCTGCTTCTCCTTAGCGACCACAAGACTCAGGCGTTCAAGATTTAGGATTTTGTCCAAGATTGATGATGGATCTCCGGATCAGTTTTTGCAGAACAATTCCATTGCTGATTTCATGAGGTTCAAGAGGAGCAACCATGACGAGTTGCAGACTGCTGTTGTGAGCTACCGCAAGAAGTTCCCTTGGTCCCTTCTTCAACCCTTTCTGCAG GTGGACTTGGTTTCGACGATTCATATTGCCGACAAGGA GTACTTCACTACACTGCAAAAAGTACTTGAGCCATATGATTGTGTTCTTTATGAGATGGTTGCTAGCAGAGAAAGTTTAGAAAACAGAAGAAACCCTGAGGCTAGAAAGAAACTTAAGGGCTCATATTTACGAGGATTTAATGTACTTGGATGCATTCAGCGGCAGATGGCTAAACTGCTTATGCTCGATTTTCAGCTAGATTGTCTTGATTACCAGGCTGAAAACTGGTACCATGCAGATCTTGACTTTGAAACTTTCAAATTACTTCAG CTGGAAAAGGGTGAGAGCTTCTTCACATTTGCCAGAGATATGACACTTAGATCCACTAAAGCCATAGTGCAGCCTACACCTGTTCGAGAGGATCTTGGTCCTTGGAGATCCAAACTTTTATGGGCCTCCCGTGTTGTACCAATGCCCCTTGTTGGTCTTCTCATCATTGGAAGTGTTTGCGCAGATGTGGGAACTCAAGCCGAATTTCCTGAATTGGAAGCCTTGTCCAGGCTTGACTTTGGTGCGGCAATGAAAGtttttctagcaaagaggCTAACATCTGA